One Drechmeria coniospora strain ARSEF 6962 chromosome 01, whole genome shotgun sequence genomic region harbors:
- a CDS encoding serine/threonine protein phosphatase: MGCDCEAKGLEIAIRQAEDRMMRSIYSDIRAWVRAHAQDYVLEYFRLLSERRKNAHTSHLDQMTAHTFYHYNAPPHPNQIADAQATLKRGLDDDWQASVQRYPEILEYYFGLVELTIPDDNDSAVKDPPLSALNGQRKAMRRRTVAEGLPSSDSRGSRGGGEAPYDTTPAPPPPPPPPFDDRSLGLERRNSSRRSRMPSRPSTSYYASFP, from the exons ATGGGATGCGACTGTGAGGCCAAGGGCCTCGAGATCGCCATTCGCCAGGCCGAGGACCGCATGATGCGCTCCATCTACTCTGACATACG CGCTTGGGTTCGCGCCCACGCCCAAGACTACGTGCTCGAATACTTCCGCCTCCTGTCCGAGCGACGCAAGAACGCGCACACGTCGCACCTCGACCAGATGACGGCCCATACCTTCTACCACTACAACGCCCCGCCGCACCCGAACCAGatcgccgacgcccaggCCACGCTCAagcgcggcctcgacgacgactggcAGGCCTCGGTCCAACGCTACCCCGAGATCCTCGAGTATTactttggcctcgtcgagctgacCATCCCCGACGACAACGACTCTGCCGTCAAGGACCCGCCCCTGAGCGCCCTCAACGGCCAGCGAAAGGCGATGAGGAGGCggaccgtcgccgagggcctgCCCTCGAGCGACAGCAgaggaagccgaggcggTGGTGAGGCCCCGTACGACACCACcccagcgccgccgccgccgccgccgccgccgtttgATGACCGATCCCTGGGGCTCGAGAGGCGAAACTCATCACGCCGATCGAGGATGCCCTCCCGCCCTTCGACCTCCTATTACGCCTCATTCCCCTGA
- a CDS encoding DNA-directed RNA polymerases II 24 kDa polypeptide, protein MDYSTPSDGKSKEVVRLWRAWRTVHEMVADREYELAEDEVNISLERFRDEYCNPDGSVNRAKLQFSARPSDSMLRKNTPPPTASNPDPVPDCGPVWIEFLTDKQFGVAQIRQFAKHTITNKYKTGIMVTHVALSPAARKTLASVESLAKIECFLEDDLLVNITHHELVPRHVLLSREEKTALLKRYRLKETQLPRILQKDPVARYLGLKRGQVVKIIRVSETAGRYASYRLCV, encoded by the exons ATggactacagtactcccAGCGATGGCAAATCGAAAGAGGTGGTGAGGCTGTGGCGAGCGTGGAGGACTGTGCACGAGATGGTGGCCGACAGA GAgtacgagctcgccgaggacgaagtcAACATTTCCCTGGAGCGCTTCCGCGACGAATACTGCAATCCCGATGGATCCGTCAA CCGCGCAAAACTACAATTCTCTGCCCGGCCGAGCGACTCCATGCTCCGTAAAAACACGCCtcccccgacggcgtcgaatCCCGACCCGGTCCCCGACTGCGGCCCCGTCTGGATCGAGTTCCTCACGGACAAACAGTTCGGTGTCGCCCAGATTCGCCAGTTCGCCAAGCACACCATCACCAATAAATACAAGACGGGCATCATGGTCACGCACGTCGCCCTCTCCCCCGCGGCCCGCAAAACTCTTGCTAGCGTGGAAAGCCTTGCCAAGATCGAATGCTTCCTCGAGGATGACCTGCTCGTCAACATCACCCACCACGAGCTCGTGCCGCGGCACGTGCTCCTCTCGCGCGAAGAGAAGACGGCGCTGCTCAAGCGATATCGACTCAAGGAGACGCAGTTGCCGCGCATCCTGCAAAAGGACCCCGTCGCGCGCTATCTCGGCCTGAAGCGAGGCCAGGTGGTCAAGATCATCCGCGTCAgcgagacggccggccgGTACGCCAGCTACAGGCTCTGCGTCTAG
- a CDS encoding integral membrane protein: MTLYSDPPTLRDYREDKPTLLVCWWMTSFCALMIILRVVGRFIRTEKLFLEDKIASLALVPLFLRMVCLHFVLRYGTNNADFSRLELTPTQLRQKSIASGLVLASRIFYGATLWILKLAILEFLRRLTDLTWSRSHQVTLIAIRLTLALTFVAVVVGTLVECSPFRRYWQVLPDPGGQCRQAYVQLITMTTCNVVTDALLVFFPIPIIVRSQMKLKRKIHLILLFSLSLSVVVVTLYRLPRTMEERGGQQIRSLLASVELLFATAAANALVLGSFVRDRGIKKQKFHRNSAADSFDRSSSARRPTLQQQWGSDEDLVRDVGLSVDPELQEPPRSPATEHFSTTPVFKHREEYGVDWQGSTSRASNSEHSDDLLVPLDPLSKTDPRKRRLSFLDVGGLLDGEAGGGTGGGYRRGSGPSSTPAPGSPYGAPPASVPASTVGVRRGSAALLQDLDGLAVPASPHPSRARARGGSELEPIPQKRPVHLSSSQHDLEFADPGGLLK; this comes from the exons atgaCGCTCTATTCCGATCCCCCGACTCTCCGGGACTATCGCGAGGACAAGCCGACGCTGCTTGTGTGCTGGTGGATGACGTCCTTCTGCGCCCTCATGATCATcctccgcgtcgtcggccgtttCATCCGAACCGAGAAGCTCTTCCTCGAGGACAAgatcgcctccctcgccctcgtcccgcTCTTCCTGCGCATGGTCTGCCTTCATTTCGTCCTCCGATACGGCACCAACAACGCCGATTTCAGCCGTCTCGAATTAACCCCCACCCAGCTGCGCCAAAAGTCCATCGCCAGTGGCCTGGTCCTCGCCAGCAGGATCTTTTACGGCGCGAC CCTGTGGATTCTCAAGTTGGCCATTCTCGAGTTTCTCCGACGACTGACCGATCTCACCTGGTCGCGCTCCCACCAAGTGACCTTGATCGCCATCCGGCTGACTCTGGCCCTCacctttgtcgccgtcgtcgtcggcacgcTGGTCGAATGCTCGCCCTTCCGTCGCTACTGGCAAGTCCTGCCGGATCCGGGCGGCCAGTGCCGGCAGGCCTATGTTCAGCTCATCACCATGACCACCTGCAacgtcgtcaccgacgccCTGCTCGTCTTCTTTCCCATTCCCATCATCGTTCGGAGTCAGATGAAGTTGAAGCGCAAGATCCACCTCATCCTGCTATTTTCCCTCAGCCTgtctgtcgtcgtcgtcaccttgTACCGGCTGCCGCGGACCATGGAGGAACGCGGCGGCCAGCAGATCCGatccctcctcgcctcggtCGAGCTGCTcttcgccacggccgccgccaacgccctcgtcctgGGCTCCTTCGTTCGCGACCGCGGCATCAAGAAGCAAAAATTCCACCGaaactcggccgccgactcCTTCGACCGGTCCAGCAGCGCCCGACGGCCAACCCTGCAGCAGCAGTGGGGCAGCGATGAGGATCTCGTGCGAGACGTCGGCCTGAGCGTCGACCCCGAGCTTCAGGagccgccgaggagcccCGCGACCGAGCACTTCTCCACGACTCCCGTCTTCAAGCACCGCGAAGAGTACGGCGTCGACTGGCAAGGCTCAACGAGCCGGGCAAGCAACAGCGAGCACAGCGACGACCTTCTCGTCCCGCTCGACCCGCTCTCGAAAACCGACCCGCGGAAGCGGCGCCTGTCCTTCctggacgtcggcggcctgctcgacggcgaggcgggcggcggcaccggcggcggctacCGGCGCGGAAGcggtccgtcgtcgaccccgGCCCCCGGCTCCCCGTATGGCGCGCCTCCTGCCTCCGTTCCCGCGAGCACGGTGGGCGTCCGACGAGGGTCGGCGGCGCTCCTGCAAGACCTCGATGGGCTTGCGGTCCCTGCCAGCCCGCACCCGTCTCGAGCGAGGGCCAGGGGCGGCTCGGAGCTCGAACCAATTCCGCAGAAGCGGCCGGTGCATCTGAGCAGCAGCCAACATGACTTGGAGTTTGCGGATCCTGGCGGTCTCTTAAAATGA